The Fulvivirga ligni genome window below encodes:
- a CDS encoding DMT family transporter encodes MNVFVKLVPDIPAVEVVLFRSAVSFILSLVILKSSGVNIWGKNKPILLARGAAGAVALVLYFATIQAIPLASAVTLQFLSPIFTSILGIFIVKEKVKPLQWLFFLVAFIGILMIKGFDDRISSWFLGIGVVAAALSGLAYNFIRKLNTSEHPLVIVFYFPLVTMPVTGIYSAFDWVPPVGWQWFFLLMIGLLTQVAQYFMTKSYQLEELSKVSSLQYLNIIYALLYGWLIFRESFNVMTYAGMLVVIVGVVLNVWYKHSLTVRKSTE; translated from the coding sequence ATGAATGTTTTTGTGAAGCTGGTTCCTGATATTCCAGCGGTGGAGGTAGTGCTGTTCAGGTCGGCTGTTTCTTTTATTTTGAGTCTGGTGATATTAAAATCTTCAGGGGTAAATATCTGGGGTAAGAATAAACCCATCTTGCTGGCCCGTGGTGCGGCTGGTGCTGTGGCTCTGGTGCTTTACTTTGCTACCATACAGGCCATTCCTTTAGCTAGTGCTGTTACTCTTCAGTTTTTGTCACCTATTTTCACTAGTATACTAGGTATTTTTATTGTTAAAGAAAAGGTGAAGCCCCTGCAATGGCTATTCTTTCTAGTTGCATTCATTGGCATTCTCATGATAAAAGGCTTTGATGATAGAATATCATCCTGGTTTCTTGGTATCGGGGTGGTTGCAGCGGCATTATCTGGGCTGGCTTATAATTTCATAAGAAAGCTAAACACTAGTGAGCATCCACTGGTTATAGTGTTTTATTTTCCGTTAGTAACTATGCCTGTTACGGGTATTTACTCAGCGTTTGACTGGGTGCCTCCAGTAGGATGGCAGTGGTTTTTTCTGCTTATGATTGGTTTGCTCACCCAGGTAGCTCAGTACTTCATGACCAAGTCATACCAGCTTGAGGAGTTATCTAAAGTGTCGAGCCTGCAGTATCTGAATATAATTTATGCTTTACTATATGGCTGGTTGATATTCCGTGAATCATTTAATGTTATGACTTATGCGGGTATGCTGGTGGTAATAGTTGGAGTGGTTCTAAACGTCTGGTATAAACATAGTCTAACGGTGAGGAAATCAACTGAATAA
- a CDS encoding YebC/PmpR family DNA-binding transcriptional regulator, whose product MSGHSKWSTIKRKKGALDAKRAKIFTKLLKEISVAAKEGGDDPDGNPRLRLAVQNAKGQNVPKDNIERAINKGSGNDGADYTELTYEGYGPNGVAVFVECTTDNLNRTVASVRSLFSKYGGSLGVNGSVDYMFDRKGIFLIKRTKQMNQDDLTLELIDGGAEEADFDDEYIHVTTAMEDFGSMQTKLDEVKLEAETAELQRIPTNYVSLDDEQFESVMKLIDALEDDDDVQKVYHNLEITDEQLERLS is encoded by the coding sequence ATGTCAGGACATAGTAAGTGGTCTACCATAAAGAGAAAAAAAGGAGCTCTTGATGCTAAGAGGGCTAAAATCTTCACTAAATTATTAAAGGAAATATCCGTAGCAGCCAAGGAAGGTGGCGATGATCCGGATGGTAATCCAAGATTGAGGTTAGCGGTTCAAAATGCTAAAGGTCAGAATGTTCCTAAAGATAATATCGAAAGAGCTATCAATAAAGGTAGCGGTAATGACGGCGCAGATTACACGGAGCTTACCTATGAAGGTTACGGCCCAAATGGAGTAGCGGTTTTCGTAGAATGTACTACTGATAATTTGAATAGAACAGTGGCAAGTGTCAGATCATTATTCTCTAAATATGGCGGTAGCTTGGGAGTAAATGGTTCTGTAGATTATATGTTCGATAGAAAAGGCATTTTTCTTATCAAACGAACTAAGCAGATGAACCAGGATGATTTAACGCTGGAGTTAATTGATGGTGGGGCAGAAGAGGCCGACTTTGATGATGAATACATCCATGTAACCACAGCCATGGAAGACTTTGGTAGTATGCAAACTAAGCTGGATGAAGTGAAATTGGAAGCAGAAACCGCCGAGCTACAGCGAATACCAACAAACTATGTGTCATTGGATGATGAGCAGTTTGAAAGCGTAATGAAATTAATTGATGCTTTGGAGGATGATGACGACGTGCAGAAAGTATATCACAATCTAGAGATCACTGATGAGCAGTTGGAGAGATTGTCCTAA
- the gap gene encoding type I glyceraldehyde-3-phosphate dehydrogenase, giving the protein MTKVAINGFGRIGRLAFKSLLQKDNIEVVAINDLTDIATLAHLLKYDSIHGKFDGTVETNDEGFIINGKSIKVLAERDPAQLPWGDLGVDIVLESTGRFVDEAGSKKHIQAGAKKVVISAPAKGNIPTVVLGVNDDILTGEEEVLSNASCTTNCLAPVAKVLNDKFGLEKGFITTIHAYTADQNLQDAPHSDLRRARAAALNIVPTTTGAAKAVGLVLPSLKGKLDGNAVRVPTPTGSLTDLVCVLNKEVTVEEINAAMKEAAEGPMKGILEYTEDPIVSTDIVGNSHSSIFDSQMTSVNGNLVKVVSWYDNEAGYSNRVADLIAKLAK; this is encoded by the coding sequence TAGAATTGGCCGATTGGCATTCAAATCATTACTACAAAAGGATAACATAGAAGTAGTAGCCATAAACGATCTTACTGATATCGCTACACTTGCCCACCTTTTAAAATATGACTCTATCCACGGCAAGTTTGACGGAACAGTTGAAACTAACGACGAAGGTTTTATAATAAACGGTAAATCTATTAAAGTTCTTGCGGAAAGAGATCCAGCTCAATTGCCTTGGGGTGATTTAGGTGTGGATATCGTTCTTGAATCTACTGGTAGATTCGTTGATGAAGCAGGCTCTAAGAAGCACATTCAAGCTGGCGCAAAGAAAGTAGTTATCTCTGCTCCTGCTAAAGGAAATATACCTACTGTAGTATTAGGTGTTAACGATGATATTCTTACTGGTGAAGAAGAAGTATTATCTAACGCTTCTTGTACTACTAACTGTCTTGCTCCTGTAGCTAAAGTTCTTAATGACAAGTTTGGTTTGGAAAAAGGTTTCATCACCACTATCCACGCTTACACTGCTGATCAGAACTTACAGGATGCTCCTCACTCTGACTTAAGAAGAGCAAGAGCTGCTGCACTTAACATTGTTCCTACTACTACAGGTGCTGCTAAAGCTGTAGGTTTAGTTCTTCCTTCTCTTAAAGGTAAATTAGATGGTAACGCAGTAAGAGTACCAACTCCTACAGGTTCATTAACTGACCTTGTTTGTGTATTGAACAAAGAAGTTACTGTAGAGGAAATCAATGCTGCAATGAAAGAAGCTGCTGAAGGACCAATGAAAGGTATCCTTGAGTATACTGAAGATCCGATCGTTTCTACTGATATAGTTGGAAACTCTCACTCTTCAATCTTTGATTCACAAATGACGTCTGTGAATGGCAACCTAGTGAAAGTTGTTTCTTGGTATGACAACGAGGCTGGTTACTCTAACAGAGTAGCTGATCTTATCGCTAAGTTAGCTAAGTAA